One segment of Manihot esculenta cultivar AM560-2 chromosome 4, M.esculenta_v8, whole genome shotgun sequence DNA contains the following:
- the LOC110613271 gene encoding uncharacterized protein LOC110613271, which produces MDLNDTVMQLCHNSKLSKTENFGDTTLRLNCLGNGGSSMNGFENTQSECKVDFSNGPDDGCKLVLGLGPTPTAYCDDYYSMRFNKTKVSASAAIFSQGLSSDADSTLKLGLSGGTKEAWSGLDCSLLETDTSTSIMNQVCDDDNRFSIPAVDEGSTSAKKSGGYMPSLLFAPRLDVGKVALHTEEFLEFGAKSNSQQLQLNHEPSATTDFSADTISEHATSATSLDRKTSNLKKCKFFGCLKGARGASGLCIGHGGGHRCQKPGCNKGAESRTAYCKAHGGGRRCQQLGCTKSAEGKTDFCIAHGGGRRCGFPGGCSKAARGKSGLCIKHGGGKRCKVEGCTRSAEGQAGLCISHGGGRRCQYQGCTKGAQGSTMFCKAHGGGKRCIFAGCSKGAEGSTPLCKGHGGGKRCLFDGGGICPKSVHGGTNFCVAHGGGKRCVVPGCTKSARGRTDCCVRHGGGKRCKFENCGKSAQGSTDFCKAHGGGKRCTWGEGKCEKFARGKSGLCAAHSSMVQERDMKKGSLIGPGLFHGLVSASAASNAGSSIDNNYSSSGISAVSECSDSFEKPTKRQHLIPAQVLVPSSMKSSPSYSSLLSAEKQDEGRNGYAAGGSGSISRISSFDYMIPEGRVHGGGLMSLLGGNLRNAIDGI; this is translated from the coding sequence ATGGATCTGAATGATACAGTTATGCAGCTTTGTCATAACAGCAAACTTTCTAAAACTGAAAACTTTGGTGATACAACCTTACGCCTGAACTGCCTTGGCAATGGAGGAAGCAGTATGAATGGATTTGAGAATACTCAAAGCGAATGTAAGGTTGATTTCTCCAATGGCCCTGATGATGGTTGTAAGTTGGTGCTTGGACTGGGTCCAACACCAACTGCTTATTGTGATGATTATTACAGCATGAGGTTTAACAAGACCAAAGTATCAGCTTCTGCTGCCATATTTTCTCAAGGATTGTCATCTGATGCTGATTCAACCCTTAAACTTGGGCTTTCTGGAGGGACCAAGGAAGCTTGGAGTGGGCTTGATTGTTCACTTTTGGAGACTGATACTAGCACCTCTATTATGAACCAAGTTTGTGATGATGATAATAGATTCTCGATTCCTGCTGTTGATGAAGGCTCCACTTCAGCAAAAAAATCTGGTGGATACATGCCATCGCTCCTTTTTGCTCCAAGATTGGATGTTGGAAAAGTTGCATTGCATACAGAAGAATTTCTTGAATTTGGGGCCAAATCTAATAGTCAACAGCTGCAGCTGAACCATGAACCATCTGCTACCACAGATTTCTCAGCGGACACTATTTCTGAGCATGCAACTTCTGCCACATCTTTAGATCGCAAAACCAGCAACCTAAAGAAGTGCAAGTTTTTTGGTTGTTTAAAAGGTGCACGGGGGGCATCAGGTCTCTGTATTGGGCATGGGGGCGGACATAGATGCCAAAAGCCTGGTTGTAACAAAGGGGCTGAAAGCCGAACTGCTTATTGTAAGGCCCATGGTGGAGGAAGGAGGTGTCAACAATTGGGTTGCACCAAAAGTGCAGAGGGGAAGACAGATTTTTGCATCGCTCATGGGGGCGGCAGAAGATGTGGGTTTCCAGGAGGATGTTCCAAGGCTGCGCGAGGCAAGTCAGGGCTTTGCATTAAACATGGTGGGGGGAAGAGGTGTAAGGTTGAAGGTTGCACTCGAAGTGCCGAGGGACAGGCTGGCTTGTGTATTTCTCATGGCGGTGGGCGTCGTTGCCAATATCAGGGATGCACAAAGGGTGCTCAGGGGAGTACTATGTTTTGCAAGGCTCATGGTGGAGGAAAACGTTGCATATTTGCTGGATGCTCCAAAGGTGCTGAAGGTAGTACGCCGCTGTGCAAAGGACATGGTGGGGGAAAACGTTGTCTTTTTGATGGTGGTGGAATCTGTCCAAAAAGTGTTCATGGTGGCACAAATTTTTGTGTTGCACATGGTGGCGGAAAGAGGTGTGTTGTGCCAGGCTGCACAAAGAGTGCACGTGGCCGTACTGATTGCTGTGTTAGGCATGGGGGAGGGAAGCGGTGCAAGTTTGAAAACTGTGGGAAGAGTGCACAAGGTAGCACAGATTTCTGTAAGGCCCATGGTGGGGGCAAGCGATGCACTTGGGGAGAGGGTAAATGTGAGAAATTTGCAAGGGGTAAGAGTGGTCTATGTGCTGCACATAGCAGCATGGTCCAGGAGCGGGATATGAAAAAGGGTAGCTTGATTGGACCAGGGCTCTTCCATGGCCTTGTATCTGCATCTGCTGCATCAAATGCAGGAAGTAGCATTGACAACAATTATTCTTCATCTGGAATTAGTGCCGTCTCTGAATGCAGTGATTCTTTTGAAAAACCAACGAAAAGGCAGCATCTCATACCAGCACAGGTATTGGTTCCTTCATCCATGAAGTCATCACCATCTTATTCAAGCCTCCTGAGTGCTGAGAAGCAAGATGAAGGCAGAAACGGCTATGCTGCTGGTGGTTCTGGCAGCATTAGTAGGATAAGCAGCTTTGATTACATGATACCTGAGGGGAGAGTCCACGGTGGTGGCCTAATGTCATTGCTTGGTGGGAATTTGAGAAACGCAATAGATGGCATTTGA